A stretch of the Acanthopagrus latus isolate v.2019 chromosome 9, fAcaLat1.1, whole genome shotgun sequence genome encodes the following:
- the mettl5 gene encoding rRNA N6-adenosine-methyltransferase METTL5, which translates to MKLKELESCLQQVDVFEEPKILLEQYPTSPHIAACMLYTIQSTFDDIEGKLVADLGCGCGVLSIGAAMLDAGLCVGFDIDNDALEIFRRNVEEFEISNLDLVQCDLCSLEEKAYEKKFDTVIMNPPFGTKHNQGMDMRFLQTALTMAKTAVYSLHKTSTREHIQKKANDWGVKMEVIAELRYDLPASYKFHKKKSVDIQVDFLRFSNT; encoded by the exons ATGAAACTAAAGGAGTTAGAGAGCTGCCTGCAGCAGGTGGACGTGTTTGAAGAGCCAAAAATCCTTCTTGAACAATATCCAACCAGTCCTCATATTGCAG CATGCATGCTTTATACGATCCAGAGTACGTTTGATGACATTGAGGGGAAACTGGTGGCTGATCTGGGATGTGGCTGTGGAGTCCTCAGCATCGGAGCTGCGATGCTTGATGCAGG TTTGTGCGTCGGTTTCGACATTGACAACGACGCACTGGAGATTTTCAGGAGAAATGTGGAGGAATTTGAGATTTCCAACCTGGATCTGGTCCAGTGTGACCTGTGCTCTCTGGAGGAAAAGGCGTATGAGAAAAAGTTTGACACAGTAATAATGAACCCACCGTTTGGGACGAAACACAATCAAG GCATGGACATGAGGTTCCTGCAGACAGCTTTAACGATGGCAAAGACAGCCGTGTATTCACTCCATAAAACATCGACACGAGAG CACATACAGAAGAAGGCTAATGACTGGGGAGTGAAGATGGAAGTAATAGCAG AACTAAGATATGACTTGCCAGCATCTTACAAGTTCCACAAAAAGAAATCG GTTGACATCCAGGTGGACTTCCTACGATTCTCCAACACCTGA
- the ssb gene encoding lupus La protein, translating into MAETQEGMSPVEMKVARQIEYYFGDHNLPRDKFLKEQLQLDDGWVTLETMLKFNRLKSLTTETSVIVAALQKSKTGLLEISEDKTKVRRSPDKPLPEQNDEYKDTLKHKSVYIKGFPLETSLDEIQEWLTGKGAIENIQMRRNLQRQFKGSVFVCFDTEESSKKFLERSDIKSFKDNEMLVLAREEYHAKKAEERKQFKAETKAKARQDKEQKQKNAEEKEMGMLLDEQTGCLLKFSGGLEDVSREDFHELFSGHGKIKWVDFTRGAKEGTLLFDGNAKEAFDKAKEANGGELTIKDSSVTWQLLEGDEEKEMMKKIVEAQQETFRSKGRGNRGRGGGRGGGRGRGGRRGRGGRDGGRTEFRGKKTKFDSDDEDNEPAAKVAKTENGS; encoded by the exons ATGGCAGAAACTCAAGAAGGGATGTCTCCAGTTGAGATGAAAGTGGCACGACAGATAGAG TACTACTTTGGGGATCACAATCTTCCGAGGGATAAGTTTCTCAAAGAACAGCTGCAGCTCGATGATGGCTGGGTGACTCTGGAGACGATGCTCAAATTCAACAG ACTGAAATCTTTAACTACAGAAACCAGCGTCATCGTTGCAGCTCTCCAGAAATCAAAGACTGGCCTCTTGGAAATCAGCGAAGACAAGACCAAAGTCAGAAGGTCTCCAGACAAGCCCTTACCCGAACAGAATGATGAATACAAAgacactctcaaacacaaatctgtgtACATT AAAGGTTTTCCTCTCGAAACCTCCCTTGATGAGATTCAGGAGTGGCTGACTGGGAAAGGCGCCATTGAAAATATCCAGATGAGGAGAAACCTGCAAAGGCAGTTCAAG GGctcagtgtttgtctgttttgacaCAGAGGAGTCGTCGAAGAAGTTCCTAGAACGTTCAGACATCAAATCGTTCAAAGACAACGAGATGCTGGTGTTGGCGAG AGAAGAATATCATGCAAAGAAGgcggaagaaagaaaacagttcaaagCAGAGACAAAAGCAAAAGCTAGACA GGACAaggaacaaaagcagaaaaatgcaGAAGAGAAGGAAATG GGAATGCTTTTGGATGAACAGACGGGCTGTTTGTTGAAGTTTTCGGGAGGACTTGAAGACGTTTCGAGAGAGGACTTCCATGAATTGTTCTCTGGCCATGGAAAGATAAAGTGGGTTGATTTTACACGAGGAGCCAAAGAG GGCACCCTCCTTTTCGACGGGAATGCAAAGGAGGCATTCGACAAGGCCAAAGAAGCAAACGGAGGGGAACTGACTATCAAGGATAGCAGCGTAACATGGCAGCTGCTCgagggagatgaggagaaagagatgatgaagaagataGTTGAAGCTCAACAAGAGACGTTCAGATCCAAAGGCAGAG GCAACAGAGGACGAGGAGGCGGACGGGGAGgtggacgaggaagaggaggtcgTAGGGGAAGAGGtggcagagatggaggcagaaCCGAGTTCAGAGGCAAAAAGACGAAGTTTGACAGTGACGATGAGGACAACG AACCCGCAGCAAAGGTtgccaaaacagaaaatggatcTTAG